Proteins co-encoded in one Armatimonadota bacterium genomic window:
- a CDS encoding ABC transporter substrate-binding protein, with protein sequence MKRVVLVVVVLVALVTAMAFAQSPRRGGTLRVGLNADPPNMDPHRSTAAVDRQVFQNFFDKLVDINQDLEIVPMLATSWTITNNGRTYTFKLRPNVVFHDGTPFNAEAVKYNFDRMLDPAFGSPRRSEINLVQRVTVVDPLTVQIDLEKPFSPFLSVLSDRAGMMVSPTAARRLGRDFAREPIGTGPYRFVEKRPQERIVLERFDRHWDRTAGWVDRIVYRPFTDEQARLANIRAGELDIIDQIPPTEAENLKKDTRLRLLERSGLGWQGMWIMVAGPPFNNKALRQALNAAIDRRALVRVVFGDTALPANGPFPPGLLGYDAGPNAKVPERNLDLARQKLREGGQPTGFTFTLKVTPGRVPQQVAQVIQSMVGEVGIRVNIEIVEFGTLLSQLDSHRFEAALLGWSGRPDPDGNIYGFFVTDGGLNNSAYSNARVDALLDAARILTTADHRKRVYGEIMTILNDELPYLFLWWPKEYKLLSPKVQGFVHIADGMMRFRHVWLAP encoded by the coding sequence GTGAAGCGAGTCGTCCTCGTGGTGGTCGTGCTGGTGGCGCTGGTCACCGCGATGGCCTTCGCCCAGTCCCCCCGCCGCGGGGGCACTCTGCGGGTCGGGCTGAACGCTGACCCCCCGAACATGGATCCCCACCGGTCGACGGCCGCGGTCGACCGCCAGGTCTTCCAGAACTTCTTCGACAAGCTGGTGGACATCAACCAGGACCTGGAGATCGTCCCGATGCTGGCCACGTCGTGGACCATCACCAACAACGGCCGCACCTACACCTTCAAGCTGCGCCCCAACGTCGTCTTCCACGACGGCACCCCGTTCAACGCCGAGGCCGTCAAGTACAACTTCGACCGCATGCTCGACCCGGCCTTCGGCTCGCCCCGCCGCTCCGAGATCAACCTGGTCCAGCGCGTCACGGTCGTCGATCCGCTCACGGTGCAGATCGACCTGGAGAAGCCCTTCAGCCCGTTCCTGTCCGTGCTCTCCGATCGCGCGGGCATGATGGTCTCGCCGACGGCGGCCCGGCGGCTGGGGCGCGACTTCGCCCGGGAGCCCATCGGCACGGGCCCCTACCGCTTCGTCGAGAAGCGGCCGCAGGAGCGCATCGTGCTCGAGCGGTTCGACCGACACTGGGACCGCACCGCCGGATGGGTCGACCGCATCGTCTACCGGCCGTTCACCGACGAGCAGGCGCGCCTGGCCAACATCCGGGCTGGCGAGCTCGACATCATCGACCAGATCCCACCCACCGAGGCGGAGAACTTGAAGAAGGACACGCGGCTGCGGCTCCTGGAGCGCTCGGGCCTGGGCTGGCAGGGCATGTGGATCATGGTGGCCGGCCCGCCGTTCAACAACAAGGCGCTCCGGCAGGCCCTCAACGCGGCCATCGACCGTCGGGCGCTGGTGCGGGTGGTCTTCGGCGACACGGCGCTGCCCGCCAACGGACCGTTCCCGCCGGGCCTGCTGGGTTACGACGCGGGGCCCAACGCCAAGGTCCCCGAGCGGAACCTCGACCTGGCCCGGCAGAAGCTGCGCGAGGGGGGTCAGCCCACCGGGTTCACGTTCACGCTGAAGGTGACCCCCGGTCGCGTCCCGCAGCAGGTGGCCCAGGTGATCCAGTCCATGGTGGGCGAGGTCGGCATCCGGGTGAACATCGAGATCGTCGAGTTCGGCACGTTGCTCTCGCAGCTCGACTCGCACCGGTTCGAGGCGGCCCTGCTGGGGTGGAGCGGCCGCCCCGATCCCGACGGGAACATCTACGGGTTCTTCGTCACCGACGGCGGGCTGAACAACAGCGCCTACAGCAACGCCCGCGTCGATGCGCTGCTGGACGCCGCGCGGATCCTGACCACCGCCGACCACCGCAAGCGCGTCTACGGTGAGATCATGACGATCCTCAACGACGAGCTGCCCTACCTGTTCCTGTGGTGGCCCAAGGAGTACAAGCTCCTGTCGCCCAAGGTGCAGGGCTTCGTCCACATCGCCGACGGCATGATGCGGTTCCGGCACGTCTGGCTCGCGCCGTGA
- the cytX gene encoding putative hydroxymethylpyrimidine transporter CytX, producing MATTLAQQTVDAGIAPIPAERRALGLWDTFVLWADLGVSFLVMVVGMFLVPGLGLGQALVAIVVGAVIGNALLGLAAAIGSDAGVPTMVLLRAPLGVRGSYAPTVLNVLQLLGWAAFEVIVMAQATDMLMVRFLGLPSAYRLWALVFTVLTVVMALGGPIVVVKQWLERFAVWAVAASTVWITAALLAAHDLRALLARPGTGEMSFWLAVDLVVAMPISWFPLVADYSRLARSRRDAFWGTAVGYFVPHVWFYALGAALVLAAGVAFDPQAPIAPLLAAIAGLTAGWLALLVILVDETDEAFANIYSTAVSLQNLFPQASRRRLILGIGAVVLLVAWTVPLTQYESFLLLIGSAFVPLLGVLAADYFVVCRGRYEAAALLLPGGRYWFRGGVNWPAIVVWAVGVGVYLAIAGLPALGVRGLAPHLGASLPSFGVAFLLQAVLGRLGVWRTLGPPAPGTRA from the coding sequence GCCTGTGGGATACCTTCGTCCTGTGGGCCGACCTGGGCGTCAGCTTCCTCGTGATGGTGGTCGGGATGTTCCTGGTGCCGGGGCTGGGGCTGGGCCAGGCGCTGGTGGCCATCGTGGTGGGGGCGGTCATCGGCAACGCGCTGCTGGGGCTGGCGGCAGCCATCGGCAGCGACGCCGGCGTGCCGACCATGGTGCTGTTGCGGGCGCCGCTGGGCGTGCGCGGGTCGTACGCGCCGACGGTGCTCAACGTGCTCCAGCTGCTGGGGTGGGCGGCCTTCGAGGTCATCGTGATGGCGCAGGCCACGGACATGCTGATGGTGCGCTTCCTCGGGCTGCCGTCGGCCTACCGCCTGTGGGCGCTCGTCTTCACGGTGCTCACCGTGGTCATGGCGCTGGGCGGCCCGATCGTGGTGGTCAAGCAGTGGCTGGAGCGGTTCGCTGTGTGGGCGGTGGCGGCCTCGACGGTGTGGATCACCGCGGCGCTGCTGGCGGCCCACGACCTGCGGGCGCTGCTCGCCCGGCCGGGCACCGGCGAGATGTCGTTCTGGCTGGCCGTGGACCTGGTGGTGGCGATGCCCATCTCGTGGTTCCCGCTGGTGGCCGACTACAGCCGCCTGGCGCGCTCGCGGCGCGATGCCTTCTGGGGCACGGCGGTAGGGTACTTCGTCCCCCACGTGTGGTTCTACGCCCTGGGCGCGGCGCTGGTGCTGGCGGCGGGCGTGGCGTTCGACCCCCAGGCCCCCATCGCGCCGCTGCTGGCCGCGATCGCCGGGCTCACCGCCGGCTGGCTCGCGCTGCTCGTGATCCTGGTGGACGAGACCGACGAGGCTTTCGCCAACATCTACTCCACGGCCGTCTCGCTGCAGAACCTCTTCCCGCAGGCGTCGCGGCGGCGGCTCATCCTCGGGATCGGGGCGGTGGTGCTGCTGGTGGCGTGGACCGTGCCGCTCACGCAGTACGAGAGCTTCCTGCTGCTGATCGGCTCGGCGTTCGTGCCGCTGCTGGGCGTGCTGGCCGCCGACTACTTCGTCGTGTGCCGCGGACGGTACGAGGCTGCCGCGCTGCTGCTGCCCGGCGGGCGTTACTGGTTCCGCGGTGGGGTGAACTGGCCGGCCATCGTGGTGTGGGCCGTCGGGGTGGGTGTCTACCTGGCGATCGCGGGGCTGCCGGCGCTGGGGGTGCGGGGGCTGGCACCGCACCTGGGCGCCTCGCTGCCCAGCTTCGGCGTGGCCTTCCTGCTGCAGGCGGTGCTGGGGCGCCTTGGCGTCTGGCGCACGCTAGGCCCGCCAGCCCCTGGGACGCGGGCGTGA
- a CDS encoding ABC transporter permease encodes MAARDEALLVARSRRAGPPAGARYLLNRYARNRLALWGLWVVAAVVLAAVFAPALAPADPTRTDFGALLQPPSRAHLLGTDDLGRDILSRVIYGARTSLLAGIIAVGLAVAVGVPLGLLSGYFRGRLDNVLMRITDALLSFPLLVLALAIAAVLGAGLTKAMLAVGIVFTPGFIRLARAQVLSEREKVYVEAARALGASDRRIVWRHILPNSLSPVLVQASLAMAAAITAEATLSFLGLGTQPPTPSWGSMLNIAQAYLTRAPWMALWPGLAIFVTVLALNLVGDGLREVLDPRLR; translated from the coding sequence ATGGCGGCGCGTGACGAGGCGCTGCTGGTCGCCCGCAGCCGCCGGGCCGGCCCGCCCGCCGGCGCCCGCTACCTCCTGAACCGCTACGCGCGCAACCGCCTGGCGCTGTGGGGCCTGTGGGTCGTGGCTGCCGTCGTGCTGGCCGCCGTGTTCGCGCCAGCGCTGGCTCCCGCCGACCCGACCAGGACCGACTTCGGCGCCCTGCTGCAGCCGCCGTCCCGCGCTCACCTCCTGGGCACCGACGACCTGGGGCGCGACATTTTGAGCCGCGTGATCTACGGCGCGCGCACCTCGCTGCTGGCCGGCATCATCGCCGTGGGGCTGGCCGTCGCCGTCGGGGTGCCGCTGGGCCTGCTGTCCGGCTACTTCCGCGGCCGACTGGACAACGTGCTGATGCGCATCACCGACGCTCTGCTCTCCTTCCCGCTCCTGGTGCTGGCCCTGGCCATCGCCGCCGTGCTGGGCGCCGGCCTCACCAAGGCGATGCTGGCGGTGGGGATCGTCTTCACGCCCGGGTTCATCCGGCTGGCGCGCGCCCAGGTGTTGAGCGAGCGCGAGAAGGTCTACGTCGAAGCCGCGCGTGCGCTGGGCGCCAGCGACCGGCGCATCGTCTGGCGCCACATCCTGCCCAACAGCCTCTCACCGGTACTGGTGCAGGCCTCGCTGGCCATGGCGGCCGCGATCACCGCCGAGGCCACGCTGTCGTTCCTGGGCCTGGGCACCCAGCCGCCGACGCCGTCGTGGGGCTCGATGCTCAACATCGCCCAGGCCTACCTCACCCGGGCGCCGTGGATGGCGCTGTGGCCGGGCCTGGCGATCTTCGTGACCGTCCTGGCGCTGAACCTGGTGGGCGACGGGCTGCGCGAGGTGCTCGACCCGCGGCTGCGGTGA
- a CDS encoding ABC transporter permease produces MTRYIVRRLLATIPVLFLVTVVVFSLINLVPGDPALVIAGGEADRAAIEAIRKQLGLDRPVVVRYVQWLGRLVQGDFGRSVRDGRPVLDVLLLKLPVTVELAVISLGVGWAIAVPAGVLAAWKQRTALDYTATTVALAGISIPNFWLGIMLIYLLAVNLRWLPPSGYVEPWVDPVRNLQLMIMPATVLGTALAALVMRLLRSSMLEVLGSEFIRTAHAKGLAERAVVLKHALKNAMIPVATVMGLQLGGLLGGAVVTETIFAVPGIGRLAIESIFTRDYPMVQGVVLISAVAVVFVNFAVDVLYSVLDPRIRLVEEPRA; encoded by the coding sequence ATGACCCGCTACATCGTCCGCCGCCTGCTGGCCACGATCCCGGTGCTCTTCCTGGTCACCGTGGTGGTCTTCTCGCTGATCAACCTGGTGCCGGGCGACCCCGCGCTGGTGATCGCCGGCGGCGAGGCCGACCGCGCCGCGATCGAGGCCATCCGCAAGCAGCTGGGCCTCGACCGCCCGGTCGTCGTCCGGTATGTCCAGTGGTTGGGGCGCCTGGTCCAGGGCGACTTCGGCCGGTCGGTCCGCGACGGCCGGCCCGTGCTGGACGTCCTGTTGCTGAAGCTGCCGGTCACCGTCGAGCTGGCGGTGATCTCCCTGGGCGTCGGCTGGGCGATCGCGGTGCCCGCGGGCGTGCTGGCCGCCTGGAAGCAGCGCACGGCGCTGGACTACACCGCGACCACGGTGGCGCTGGCCGGCATCTCGATCCCCAACTTCTGGTTGGGCATCATGCTGATCTACCTGCTGGCCGTGAACCTGCGCTGGCTGCCGCCCTCGGGCTACGTCGAACCCTGGGTGGACCCCGTGCGCAACCTGCAGTTGATGATTATGCCCGCCACGGTGCTGGGGACCGCCCTGGCGGCGCTGGTCATGCGCCTGTTGCGCTCGAGCATGCTCGAGGTCCTCGGCAGCGAGTTCATCCGCACCGCCCATGCCAAGGGGCTGGCCGAGCGCGCGGTCGTCCTCAAGCACGCTCTGAAGAACGCCATGATCCCGGTGGCGACGGTCATGGGCCTGCAGCTCGGCGGGCTGCTGGGGGGCGCGGTCGTGACCGAGACGATCTTCGCGGTGCCCGGCATCGGGCGCCTGGCCATCGAGTCGATCTTCACCCGCGACTACCCCATGGTGCAGGGCGTGGTGCTGATCAGCGCCGTGGCCGTCGTGTTCGTCAACTTCGCGGTCGACGTGCTGTACTCGGTGCTCGACCCCCGCATCCGCCTGGTGGAGGAGCCGCGCGCCTAG